A portion of the Meriones unguiculatus strain TT.TT164.6M chromosome 14, Bangor_MerUng_6.1, whole genome shotgun sequence genome contains these proteins:
- the Nsmce1 gene encoding non-structural maintenance of chromosomes element 1 homolog: protein MQGSMRRAGVMTDVHRRFLQLLMTHGVLEEWEVRRLQNHCYKVHDRNATVDKLEDFINNINSVLESLYIEIKKGITEDDGRPIYALVNLATTSVSKMATDYAENELDLFRKALELIVDSETGFASSTNILNLVDQLKGKKMRKKEAEQVLQKFVQSKWLIEKEGEFTLHGRAILEMEQFIRETYPDAVKICNICHSLLIQGQSCETCGIRMHLPCVAKYFQSTSEPRCPHCNDYWPHDIPEVFDPEKEREAAISKSSRKSLRTRQH from the exons ATGCAGGGTAGCATGAGAAGAGCAGGAGTCATGACAGATGTCCACCGGCGCTTCCTCCAGCTGCTGATGACTCATGGTGTGCTGGAGGAGTGGGAAGTGAGGCGCCTGCAGAACCATTGCTACAAGGTCCATGACC GAAATGCTACTGTAGATAAGCTGGAGGACTTCATCAACAATATCAACAGTGTCTTGGAGTCCTTGTATATTGAGATAAAGAAAGGAATCACGGAAGATGACGGGAGACCCATTTATGCACTG GTGAATCTTGCTACAACGTCAGTTTCCAAAATGGCCACGGATTATGCAGAGAACGAGCTGGATCTGTTTAGAAAGGCT TTGGAACTGATCGTTGACTCAGAAACTGGCTTTGCTTCTTCTACAAACATTTTGAACCTGGTTGATCAACTCAAAGgcaaaaagatgaggaagaaggaggcagagcaggtgctGCAGAAGTTCGTGCAGAGCAAGTGGCTGATTGAG AAGGAGGGGGAGTTCACCCTGCATGGCAGGGCCATCTTGGAGATGGAGCAGTTCATCCGAGAGACCTACCCGGATGCTGTGAAGATATGCAACATCTGCCACAGCCTCCTCATCCAG GGTCAAAGCTGCGAGACATGTGGTATTCGGATGCATCTGCCTTGTGTAGCCAAGTACTTCCAGTCCACCTCTGAACCACGCTGCCCCCACTGCAATGACTACTGGCCCCATGACATACCAG AAGTCTTCGAccctgagaaggagagggaggctgCCATCTCCAAGTCAAGCAGAAAGTCCTTGCGGACCCGGCAGCACTAG